In Juglans regia cultivar Chandler chromosome 13, Walnut 2.0, whole genome shotgun sequence, the following proteins share a genomic window:
- the LOC108983114 gene encoding ribosomal RNA small subunit methyltransferase E isoform X1, translating to MGGFRWIPCASSKPVLQSRSWIPLQMQTLATLRPRFAGPLNRSLLKTLSLRALSSSSSDYASQSLGGLPRFFSEVLPPSKGGIVHIQGDEFWHMSKVLRLSTNDRVELFNGKGGLIGGCIQRIDRCGLDFVALEDPKLVPTPGAYWHVFAAFGTLKGGRADWLVEKCTELGAISVTPLLTERSSSISENRVDRLQRVVLAATKQCQRLHEMILNPPMKIDGLLPLMGFPVVGGIVALVIPFYQLRVVPIKIAQSKVCFVAVAEAAPVVSALSLSGKECSGLIIVGPEGDFTKKEVEMMLEAGATAVGLGPLRLRVETATMALLSALMLWSDSQQTSISTEPSCR from the exons ATGGGAGGATTCCGTTGGATTCCGTGCGCTTCATCCAAACCAGTTCTGCAGTCTAGGAGTTGGATTCCGTTGCAAATGCAAACCCTAGCAACACTACGGCCTCGTTTTGCAGGGCCCTTGAACCGTTCGTTGCTCAAGACCTTGAGCCTCCGAGCACTCTCGTCTTCTTCCTCAGATTACGCCAGCCAGTCTCTTGGTGGCCTCCCTCGCTTCTTCTCCGAAGTGCTCCCTCCTTCCAag GGTGGCATTGTTCATATACAAGGTGACGAGTTCTGGCACATGTCTAAAGTTTTGAGGTTGAGCACAAATGACAG GGTAGAGCTTTTCAACGGGAAGGGAGGCTTGATAGGAGGGTGTATACAGAGGATTGACCGTTGTGGATTGGATTTTGTGGCTTTGGAAGATCCAAAGTTAGTTCCTACCCCAGGGGCATATTGGCATGTGTTTGCAGCTTTTG GTACTCTAAAGGGTGGTCGAGCTGACTGGCTTGTTGAGAAATGCACT GAGCTGGGGGCTATTAGTGTCACCCCCCTGTTGACGGAACGTTCTTCTTCAATTTCAGAGAATAGAGTGGATAGATTGCAACGTGTCGTTTTAGCAGCAACTAAACAAT gtcaacggctgcatgaaatGATTCTGAACCCTCCAATGAAAATCGATGGCCTTCTGCCTCTT ATGGGTTTTCCTGTAGTTGGAGGTATTGTAGCTCTCGTGATACCATTTTATCAGTTACGTGTGGTTCCCATTAAG ATTGCTCAGTCGAAGGTTTGCTTTGTTGCCGTAGCGGAGGCTGCTCCTGTTGTTAGTGCATTGTCTTTATCAGGAAAAGAGTGTAGTGGGCTGATTATAGTTGGACCAGAAGGGG ACTTCACCAAGAAAGAGGTGGAGATGATGTTGGAAGCAGGTGCTACAGCTGTTGGCCTTGGGCCCCTTCGCTTACGAGTTGAAACTGCAACAATGGCACTTTTATCAGCTTTAATGTTGTGGTCTGACTCTCAGCAAACATCTATTTCTACGGAACCCTCTTGCAGATAG
- the LOC108983114 gene encoding ribosomal RNA small subunit methyltransferase E isoform X2: MGGFRWIPCASSKPVLQSRSWIPLQMQTLATLRPRFAGPLNRSLLKTLSLRALSSSSSDYASQSLGGLPRFFSEVLPPSKGGIVHIQGDEFWHMSKVLRLSTNDRVELFNGKGGLIGGCIQRIDRCGLDFVALEDPKLVPTPGAYWHVFAAFGTLKGGRADWLVEKCTELGAISVTPLLTERSSSISENRVDRLQRVVLAATKQCQRLHEMILNPPMKIDGLLPLIAQSKVCFVAVAEAAPVVSALSLSGKECSGLIIVGPEGDFTKKEVEMMLEAGATAVGLGPLRLRVETATMALLSALMLWSDSQQTSISTEPSCR; the protein is encoded by the exons ATGGGAGGATTCCGTTGGATTCCGTGCGCTTCATCCAAACCAGTTCTGCAGTCTAGGAGTTGGATTCCGTTGCAAATGCAAACCCTAGCAACACTACGGCCTCGTTTTGCAGGGCCCTTGAACCGTTCGTTGCTCAAGACCTTGAGCCTCCGAGCACTCTCGTCTTCTTCCTCAGATTACGCCAGCCAGTCTCTTGGTGGCCTCCCTCGCTTCTTCTCCGAAGTGCTCCCTCCTTCCAag GGTGGCATTGTTCATATACAAGGTGACGAGTTCTGGCACATGTCTAAAGTTTTGAGGTTGAGCACAAATGACAG GGTAGAGCTTTTCAACGGGAAGGGAGGCTTGATAGGAGGGTGTATACAGAGGATTGACCGTTGTGGATTGGATTTTGTGGCTTTGGAAGATCCAAAGTTAGTTCCTACCCCAGGGGCATATTGGCATGTGTTTGCAGCTTTTG GTACTCTAAAGGGTGGTCGAGCTGACTGGCTTGTTGAGAAATGCACT GAGCTGGGGGCTATTAGTGTCACCCCCCTGTTGACGGAACGTTCTTCTTCAATTTCAGAGAATAGAGTGGATAGATTGCAACGTGTCGTTTTAGCAGCAACTAAACAAT gtcaacggctgcatgaaatGATTCTGAACCCTCCAATGAAAATCGATGGCCTTCTGCCTCTT ATTGCTCAGTCGAAGGTTTGCTTTGTTGCCGTAGCGGAGGCTGCTCCTGTTGTTAGTGCATTGTCTTTATCAGGAAAAGAGTGTAGTGGGCTGATTATAGTTGGACCAGAAGGGG ACTTCACCAAGAAAGAGGTGGAGATGATGTTGGAAGCAGGTGCTACAGCTGTTGGCCTTGGGCCCCTTCGCTTACGAGTTGAAACTGCAACAATGGCACTTTTATCAGCTTTAATGTTGTGGTCTGACTCTCAGCAAACATCTATTTCTACGGAACCCTCTTGCAGATAG